One Glycine max cultivar Williams 82 chromosome 6, Glycine_max_v4.0, whole genome shotgun sequence DNA segment encodes these proteins:
- the LOC113001896 gene encoding senescence-specific cysteine protease SAG39 translates to MNSFSQNHYLILFLVLAVWTSHVMSRRLSEACTSERHEKWMAQYGRVYKDAAEKEKRFQVFKNNVHFIESFNAAGDKPFNLSINQFADLNDEEFKALLINVQKKASWVETSTETSFRYESVTKIPATIDWRKRGAVTPIKDQGRCGSCWAFSAVAATEGIHQITTGKLVPLSEQELVDCVKGESEGCIGGYVDDAFEFIAKKGGIASETHYPYKGVNKTCKVKKETHGVAEIKGYEKVPSNNEKALLKAVANQPVSVYIDAGTHAFKYYSSGIFNARNCGTDPNHAVAVVGYGKALDGSKYWLVKNSWGTEWGERGYIRIKRDIRAKEGLCGIAKYPYYPTA, encoded by the exons ATGAATTCCTTTAGCCAAAACCACTATTTAATTTTGTTCCTTGTTCTCGCTGTGTGGACATCCCACGTAATGTCTCGCAGGTTGTCTGAGGCCTGCACATCAGAGAGACATGAGAAGTGGATGGCACAGTATGGTAGGGTTTACAAGGATGCTGCTGAGAAGGAGAAACGTTTCCAAGTATTCAAAAACAATGTGCACTTCATTGAGTCTTTCAATGCTGCTGGGGACAAACCTTTCAACCTTAGCATTAACCAATTTGCGGACCTTAATGATGAAGAATTTAAGGCTTTACTAATTAATGTTCAGAAAAAGGCAAGTTGGGTGGAGACATCAACAGAAACATCGTTTAGGTATGAGAGTGTAACTAAGATTCCTGCTACCATTGACTGGAGGAAAAGAGGTGCTGTCACTCCAATCAAGGACCAAGGCAGATGCG GTAGTTGTTGGGCATTTTCAGCCGTGGCTGCGACCGAGGGTATCCACCAAATTACAACGGGTAAGTTGGTGCCTCTCTCTGAGCAAGAACTGGTTGATTGTGTTAAAGGTGAGAGCGAAGGATGCATTGGTGGTTATGTGGATGATGCCTTTGAATTTATTGCCAAGAAAGGAGGAATAGCAAGTGAAACACACTACCCCTACAAAGGAGTTAACAAGACTTGTAAggttaagaaggaaactcatggTGTAGCTGAGATTAAAGGGTATGAGAAAGTTCCTTCCAATAATGAAAAGGCACTTCTAAAAGCTGTGGCAAATCAACCAGTGTCAGTTTACATCGATGCTGGAACACATGCTTTCAAATATTACTCAAGTGGGATTTTTAATGCAAGAAATTGTGGAACTGATCCAAATCATGCTGTTGCGGTAGTTGGTTATGGAAAAGCTCTTGATGGTTCTAAGTATTGGCTTGTAAAGAATTCATGGGGCACCGAATGGGGTGAGAGAGGGTATATAAGGATCAAGCGAGATATACGTGCCAAGGAAGGTTTATGTGGAATAGCTAAGTATCCCTATTATCCAACTGCTTGA
- the LOC100803135 gene encoding senescence-specific cysteine protease SAG39 — protein sequence MRSFSQNHYLILFLILTVWTFHVMSRRLSEVCTSERHEKWMAQYGKLYTDAAEKEKRFQIFKNNVQFIESFNAAGDKPFNLSINQFADLHNEEFKASLINVQKKESGVETATETSFRYESITKIPVTMDWRKRGAVTPIKDQGNCGSCWAFSIVAAIEGIHQITTGKLVSLSEQELVDCVKGKSEGCNFGYKEEAFEFVAKNGGLASEISYPYKANNKTCMVKKETQGVAQIKGYENVPSNSEKALLKAVANQPVSVYIDAGALQFYSSGIFTGKCGTAPNHAATVIGYGKARGGAKYWLVKNSWGTKWGEKGYIRMKRDIRAKEGLCGIATNASYPTV from the exons ATGAGATCATTTAGCCAAAACCACTATTTAATTTTGTTCCTTATTCTCACTGTGTGGACATTCCACGTCATGTCTCGCAGGTTGTCTGAGGTCTGCACTTCCGAGAGACATGAGAAGTGGATGGCACAGTATGGTAAGCTTTACACGGATGCTGCTGAGAAGGAAAAACGTTTCCAAATATTCAAAAACAATGTGCAGTTCATTGAGTCTTTCAATGCTGCTGGGGACAAACCTTTCAACCTAAGCATTAATCAATTTGCTGACCTTCATAATGAAGAATTTAAGGCTTCACTAATTAATGTTCAGAAAAAGGAAAGTGGGGTGGAGACAGCAACAGAAACATCTTTTAGGTATGAGAGTATAACTAAGATTCCTGTTACCATGGACTGGAGAAAAAGAGGTGCTGTCACTCCAATCAAGGACCAAGGCAATTGCg GCAGTTGCTGGGCATTTTCAATTGTGGCGGCGATCGAGGGTATCCACCAAATCACAACAGGTAAATTGGTGTCTCTCTCGGAGCAAGAACTGGTAGATTGTGTTAAAGGTAAGAGCGAAGGGTGCAATTTTGGTTATAAGGAAGAAGCCTTTGAATTTGTGGCCAAGAATGGAGGATTAGCAAGTGAAATAAGCTACCCCTACAAAGCAAATAACAAGACTTGTATggttaagaaggaaactcaAGGGGTGGCTCAGATTAAAGGGTATGAAAATGTTCCTTCTAATAGCGAAAAGGCACTCCTAAAAGCTGTGGCAAATCAACCAGTATCAGTTTATATTGATGCTGGAGCTTTACAATTTTACTCGAGTGGGATTTTTACAGGAAAGTGCGGAACTGCTCCAAACCATGCTGCTACTGTGATTGGTTATGGAAAAGCTCGTGGTGGTGCCAAGTATTGGCTGGTGAAAAATTCATGGGGCACTAAATGGGGTGAGAAAGGGTATATAAGAATGAAGAGAGATATACGTGCCAAGGAAGGTTTATGTGGAATTGCTACCAATGCTTCTTATCCAACTGTTTGA
- the LOC100803674 gene encoding LOW QUALITY PROTEIN: zingipain-2 (The sequence of the model RefSeq protein was modified relative to this genomic sequence to represent the inferred CDS: inserted 1 base in 1 codon): MAFTGQKQHMLALFLFLAVGISQVMPRKLHQTALRERHENWMAEYGKMYKDAAEKEKRFQIFKDNVEFIESFNAAGNKPYKLXVNHLADLTLEEFKDSRNGLKRTYEFSTTTFKLNGFKYENVTDIPEAIDWRVKGAVTPIKDQGDQCGSCWAFSTIAATEGIHQISTGNLVSLSEQELVDCDSVDDGCEGGFMEDGFEFIIKNGGITSETNYPYKGVDGTCNTTIAASPVAQIKGYEIVPSYSEEALQKAVANQPVSVSIHATNATFMFYSSGIYNGECGTDLDHGVTAVGYGTENGTDYWIVKNSWGTQWGEKGYIRMHRGIAAKHGICGIALDSSYPTA; this comes from the exons ATGGCTTTCACTGGCCAAAAGCAACACATGTTAGCCCTATTCCTTTTCCTTGCAGTAGGGATTTCCCAAGTGATGCCCCGCAAGCTGCATCAAACAGCCTTGCGAGAAAGACATGAAAATTGGATGGCAGAATATGGAAAAATGTATAAGGATGCTGCAGAGAAGGAAAAACGTTTCCAGATATTCAAGGACAATGTGGAGTTCATTGAATCATTCAATGCTGCTGGCAACAAACCTTACAAGC GGGTTAATCACCTTGCTGATCTCACACTTGAGGAATTCAAGGATTCACGTAATGGATTGAAGAGGACCTACGAGTTTAGCACAACAACATTTAAGTTAAATGGATTTAAGTATGAAAACGTGACCGATATTCCTGAAGCTATAGACTGGAGGGTAAAAGGAGCTGTTACTCCAATCAAAGACCAAGGTGATCAATGTG GGAGTTGCTGGGCATTTTCAACTATAGCTGCAACTGAGGGTATCCACCAAATAAGTACAGGAAACCTAGTGTCCCTTTCAGAGCAAGAGTTAGTGGATTGTGATAGTGTGGATGATGGATGTGAAGGAGGTTTCATGGAAGATGGGTTTGAATTCATTATTAAAAACGGTGGAATCACTAGTGAGACTAACTACCCGTACAAGGGAGTTGATGGAACTTGTAACACAACCATAGCAGCCTCCCCAGTGGCTCAGATTAAGGGGTATGAGATAGTTCCTTCCTATAGTGAGGAAGCACTCCAGAAAGCTGTGGCCAACCAACCTGTGTCAGTTTCCATTCATGCAACTAATGCGACATTCATGTTTTACTCCAGTGGAATTTACAATGGAGAATGTGGAACTGATCTAGACCATGGTGTTACTGCAGTGGGTTATGGCACAGAAAATGGAACTGACTATTGGATAGTGAAGAATTCATGGGGCACACAATGGGGTGAGAAAGGATACATAAGGATGCATCGAGGTATAGCTGCTAAGCACGGTATATGTGGAATTGCATTGGATTCATCTTATCCAACAGCTTAA